A genome region from Panthera leo isolate Ple1 chromosome A2, P.leo_Ple1_pat1.1, whole genome shotgun sequence includes the following:
- the FAM180A gene encoding protein FAM180A, with protein MCWNTLLLLLLCYDAQAAVSHRWSRAMLFPAAHRPKRSSSMPLNPVLQSSLEEVELLYEFLLAELDISPDLKISIKDEELSSLRKASDFRTICNDVIPKRIPDIRRLSASLSSHPGILKKEDFERTALTLAYTAYRTALSQGHQKDIWAQSLLSLFQALRHDLMRSSGPRVSP; from the exons ATGTGTTGGAACACGCTGCTGCTTCTGCTGTTGTGTTATGATGCTCAGGCGGCGGTGTCCCACAGGTGGAGCAGGG CCATGCTCTTTCCTGCTGCGCATCGGCCAAAGAGATCCTCATCCATGCCCCTGAATCCTGTCCTGCAGAGCTCCCTGGAGGAAGTAGAACTGCTCTACGAG TTCCTGCTAGCTGAACTTGACATCAGCCCTGACCTGAAGATCTCCATCAAGGACGAGGAGCTCTCCTCGTTGAGGAAAGCCTCCGACTTCCGCACCATCTGCAATGACGTGATCCCCAAGCGCATCCCGGACATCCGCCGGCTGAGCGCCAGCCTCTCCAGCCACCCTGGCATCCTCAAGAAAGAGGACTTTGAAAGGACAGCGCTGACCCTGGCCTACACGGCCTACCGCACCGCCCTGTCCCAAGGGCATCAGAAGGACATCTGGGCCCAATCCCTCCTTAGCCTCTTCCAGGCCCTGAGGCATGACTTGATGCGGTCCTCGGGCCCCAGAGTGTCTCCCTGA